The Vicia villosa cultivar HV-30 ecotype Madison, WI linkage group LG1, Vvil1.0, whole genome shotgun sequence genome includes a region encoding these proteins:
- the LOC131599873 gene encoding probable F-box protein At4g22030, which produces MASMRTSTIFSPSFSLLSSKRVNVNSLIRVPRLNSAHPKTNILTGSKQMEGLSTFTDSIPLLLHEKIDLSSSAISNTTTMQLYAILEAVSDRYEMHRNVGEQRQNWNDLLLNNINMITLAATTLTGVAAASGAVGAHLLALKLSSTLLFSAATCMLLVMNKIQPSQLAEEQRNATRLFKQLLTQIQTKISVGSLITEEDVEFSMEKLLALDKAYPLPLLGGAMLEKFPSKYEAAVWWPEKRREENAAARKMTKRTSNSSNGWSEELETELREVIEVMKRRDIGNYERLGNILLKVNKSLAIAGPLLTGIAAIGSAFVGNGDGLFSAMVPLMAGSMACAINGLEHGGQVGMVFEMYRSCGGFFRMLEESVESTLEENDLEKRENGEVFEMKIAMMLGRSVSQLRQVASKSASGCMEGIATDEFASKLF; this is translated from the exons ATGGCTTCCATGCGCACCTCAACAATATTTTCACCTTCATTCTCCTTACTTTCTTCAAAGAGAGTAAATGTAAATTCCTTAATCCGTGTCCCAAGACTCAATTCTGCACATCCTAAGACTAATATACTCACTGGATCAAAGCAGATGGAAGGGTTAAGTACATTCACAGACTCAATTCCTTTATTATTACATGAAAAAATTGATTTGTCCAGTTCTGCAATCTCTAACACCACCACCATGCAACTCTATGCTATCTTAGAAGCTGTATCCGACAGATACGAAATGCACAGAAACGTAGGCGAACAGCGTCAGAATTGGAATGACCTACTTCTAAACAATATCAACATGATTACACTCGCTGCTACAACATTAACCGGTGTTGCAGCTGCAAGTGGTGCGGTTGGTGCACACCTTTTGGCTCTTAAACTATCATCCACTCTTCTGTTTTCTGCGGCAACTTGCATGCTACTTGTCATGAACAAGATTCAGCCTTCACAACTTGCCGAGGAACAAAGAAATGCTACAAGATTGTTTAAACAGCTTTTGACTCAAATCCAAACCAAAATCAGTGTTGGTAGTCTTATTACCGAGGAAGATGTGGAGTTTTCAATGGAGAAACTGTTGGCACTTGACAAAGCTTATCCACTTCCTTTGTTAGGAGGAGCTATGCTTGAAAAGTTTCCTTCAAAATATGAAGCTGCTGTTTGGTGGCCTGAGAAAAGAAGAGAGGAAAATGCAGCAGCAAGAAAAATGACCAAGAGGACTAGTAATAGTAGTAATGGATGGAGTGAAGAACTAGAAACTGAACTGAGGGAAGTTATTGAAGTTATGAAGAGAAGAGACATAGGGAATTATGAGAGACTTGGAAATATATTATTGAAGGTTAACAAGAGTTTGGCAATAGCAGGTCCATTACTCACTGGAATTGCAGCTATAGGTTCTGCATTTGTAGGAAATGGTGATGGGTTGTTTTCAGCCATGGTTCCTTTGATGGCAGGGTCAATGGCTTGTGCAATAAATGGTTTAGAGCATGGTGGACAAGTTGGTATGGTGTTTGAAATGTACAGAAGCTGTGGTGGATTTTTCAGGATGTTGGAAGAGAGTGTTGAAAGCACACTTGAAGAGAATGATTTGGAGAAAAGAGAAAATGGTGAGGTATTTGAAATGAAGATAGCAATGATGTTGGGAAGAAGTGTTTc ccaa